One window of Cryptococcus neoformans var. grubii H99 chromosome 11, complete sequence genomic DNA carries:
- a CDS encoding cytoplasmic protein, with the protein MYTTPKSYDPITLSLFSNRFMCIAEAMGRSLKQTAISTNIKERLDFSCAVFSPTGDLVANAPFVPVHLGSMSWSVKYQLELHRKSLKDGDVLLTNSPLAGGSHLPDLTVITPCFDENDPSKIIFFTASRGHHSDIGGILPGSMPPTSTNINEEGANILSLKIVSDGVYDHEGLYRVMVEEPSKYPGCSGCRNFRDVESDIKAQIAANNKGSSLLRALVEEYDLKTVHEYMEHIRNNAEQAVRNMLRKAAANAKTNILHGIDYLDDGSPIALKITIDTDSGSAIFDFEGTGPELRGNLNAPICVVHAAVIYCLRSMIGEDIPLNAGCLVPIEIRIPEGSLLSPSTESAVCGGNVMTSQRITDVVLLAFSACAASQGCCNNLTFGAGGKDFETGEVIDGWGYYETIAGGSGAGDGWHGTSGVHCHMTNTRITDPEILERRYPVILREFGLRSNSGGSGKYNGGEGCVRSLQFLQPLQVSILSERRARGPYGLNGGACGAPGLNLWIKQTHGESGKGKPRVINIGGKGTMQFETGDLIVLHTPGGGGWGKLEDTDSKLRQEDEPLLQARKWEARGSWADMAKVDF; encoded by the exons ATGTACACCACACCCAAAAGCTATGATCCCATCACTCTCTCACTCTT CTCCAATCGCTTTATGTGTATCGCGGAGGCTATGGGGCGCTCTCTCAAGCAGACTGCAATAAGTACGAATATAAAAGAACGACTTGATTTCTCTTGTGctgtcttctctcccactGGCGACCTAGTCGCGAATGCGCCGTTTGTACCGGTTCACCTGGGGTCAATGAGCTGGTCTGTCAAGTACCAGCTCGAATTGCATAGGAAAAGCCtaaaagatggagatgtaCTCCTAACTAATTCTCCCTTGGCAGGTGGGAG TCACCTTCCAGACTTGACGGTCATTACTCCTTGttttgatgagaatgacCCAAGTAAAATTATTTTTTTCACAGCTTCTCGAGGGC ATCATAG TGATATTGGAGGCATTCTTCCTGGCAGTATGCCTCCTACCTCGACAAACatcaatgaagaaggagcaaaCATTCTGTCCCTAAAAATTGTGTCGGACGGGGTGTATGACCATGAGGGGCTCTACCGAGTCATGGTCGAAGAACCTTCCAAATACCCAGGCTGCTCAGGGTGTAGAAATTTCAGGGACGTCGAATCCGATATCAAAGCCCAGATAGCCGCCAACAACAAAGGAAGTTCTCTATTACGGGCTCTCGTGGAGGAATATGACTTAAAGACAGTTCATGAATATATGGAGCACATCAGAAA CAACGCAGAGCAAGCCGTTAGGAATATGCTCCGCAAAGCAGCTGCAAATGCAAAGACCAACATTCTTCAT GGTATTGATTATCTTGACGATGGCTCCCCGATTGCACTCAAGATCACCATCGACACTGATTCAGGCTCGGCCATTTTCGATTTTGAAGGAACTGGTCCCGAATTGCGCGGTAATCTCAACGCCCCCATATGTGTAGTTCATGCGGCTGTCATTTACTG CTTGCGATCAATGATTGGCGAAGATATCCCACTCAATGCAGGCTGTCTCGTTCCTATTGAGATTCGCATTCCCGAGGGATCCTTGTTGTCTCCTTCCACTGAAAGCGCAGTTTGTGGTGGAAATGTCATGACTAGTCAACGCATAACGGACGTTGTGCTTCTCGCATTCAGCGCTTGCGCCGCGAGTCAAGGATGTTGCAACAA CCTGACTTTTGGTGCAGGGGGCAAGGATTTTGAAACGGGAGAAGTAATTGACGGATGGGGCTACTATGAAACAATCGCTGGTGGTAGTGGGGCCGGTGATGGCTGGCACGGCACTTCCGGAGTTCATTGTCATATGACAAATACC CGCATCACTGACCCCGAAATTCTGGAAAGGCGCTATC CTGTCATACTCCGCGAATTCGGTTTAAGGTCAAATTCTGGGGGGTCTGGTAAATACAACGGTGGGGAAGGTTGCGTTCGCAGTCTGCAATTCCTTCAACCTTTACAAGTGTCCATACTGTCCGAGCGTCGCGCTCGTGGACCTTATGGTCTGAATGGGGGTGCCTGTGGCGCTCCTGGGCTCAACCTCTGGATCAAACAAACCCATGGGGAATCCGGCAAAGGAAAACCGAGAGTCATCAATATAGGTGGTAAAGGTACCATGCAATTCGAAACTGGTGATTTGATAGTACTCCACACACCCGGAGGTGGGGGCTGGGGAAAACTTGAGGATACCGATAGCAAGTTAAGGCAGGAAGACGaaccacttcttcaagctaGAAAGTGGGAGGCAAGGGGCTCCTGGGCCGATATGGCGAAAGTAGACTTCTGA
- a CDS encoding cytoplasmic protein, which produces MPRSIPDHSIRISIDRGGTFTDVHASIPAANHSETREEFIFKLLSQDPSNYKDAPTEGIRRVLGKVTGQSIERGKPLPVDKLEYVRLSTTVATNALLERKGQKHALIITKGFKDLLEIGNQARPNIFDLNIKRAKPLYSRTIEVDERVTLVGFSSDPNYEKHSVMFNDDGSIRKPYSGVGADEQQVIIPGRIVRGLSGEAVNILREPNLEAIKVDLQNLYNDGYRSIAVCLAHSYTFPDHELAIGKIATEVGFPHISLSSQLLPMIKMTPRGQSTTADAYLTPILRDYLEGFYSGFEGGKDGSLHVEFMGSDGGLVDLKNFSGLKSILSGPAGGVVGCALTSWDKDEKIPIIGLDVGGTSTDVSRYAGHYESVYETTTAGISINTLQLDINTVAAGGGSCLTYKNGLFRAGPESAGAHPGPACYRKGGPLALTDGNLFLGRLIPKYFPRCFGPNEDQDLDPEASHKKFEQMAEVIRKESGTEKSLDEIVYGFVKVANETMARPIRTLTEARGFKTEKHILASFGGAGGQHACEIAELLGIQRVLIHKYSSILSAYGLALADRVFELQEPAAVIFSQENKAGLNVRLDKLERDVFKTLLDAGFADDKIGISRILNMRYDGSDTALMISNEGSGDYEKEFKRAYKEEFGFLLNKNIVVDDVKVRGVGKTFDSLGPSPTQEVRNLELSAVNPEHADCNQDCYVWYGKSGKREEVPVFKIESLSIGNTVIGPAMVIDETQTIFVNQGWKAISTSSHLLMVQEKKVD; this is translated from the exons ATGCCTCGCAGCATCCCTGACCATAGCATTCGCATTTCAATTGATCGG GGCGGGACCTTCACCGACGTCCATGCATCTATTCCAGCTGCCAACCACAGCGAAACCCGTGAAGAATTCATATTCAAGCTCCTATCTCAAGATCCATCAAATTATAAAGACGCCCCCACAGAAGGTATTCGCCGCGTCCTGGGAAAGGTGACAGGCCAGAGCATTGAGCGAGGTAAACCGCTGCCCGTTGACAAACTTG AATACGTCCGGCTCTCAACAACAGTCGCGACAAATGCCCTCCTAGAGCGAAAGGGTCAGAAGCATGCCCTGATCATCACTAAAGGCTTCAAAGACTTGCTCGAGATTGGCAATCAAGCGCGTCCAAATATCTTTGATCTCAATATCAAACGAGCAAAGCCGTTGTACTCGAGAACAATCGAAGTGGATGAGAGAGTCACTTTAG TCGGATTCTCTTCGGACCCCAATTACGAGAAGCACTCCGTTATGTTCAATGATGACGGATCCATTCGGAAACCCTATTCAGGTGTAGGAGCGGATGAACAGCAAGTTATTATTCCCGGCAGGATAGTACGAGGATTATCGGGTGAGGCTGTGAATATATTAAGGGAGCCAA ATCTTGAAGCCATCAAAGTAGACCTACAGAATCTGTACAATGACGGTTACAGGTCCATTGCGGTCTGCCTTGCCCATTCATACACTTTCCCCGATCACGAGCTAGCAATAGGCAAAATTGCTACAGAAGTGGGGTTCCCCCAtatttccctttcctcgcagcttcttcccatgaTCAAAATGACTCCCCGAGGACAATCGACGACGGCTGATGCGTATCTGACTCCGATACTACGAGACTATCTCGAAGGTTTCTACTCTGGGTTCGAAGGCGGAAAAGATGGCAGCTTGCATGTTGAATTTATGGGCTCCGACGGGGGACTCGTAGATCTCAAA AATTTCTCGGGTCTCAAATCAATCTTATCTGGTCCAGCTGGTGGCGTCGTTGGATGCGCCTTGACCAGCTGGGACAAAGACGAAAAGATTCCAATTATTGG TCTCGACGTAGGAGGTACAAGTACTGATGTGTCGAGATATGCTGGACATTACGAATCAGTTTATGAAACAACGACCGCCGGTATTTCTATCAATACGCTGCAGCTCGACATCAACACT GTCGCTGCGGGGGGTGGAAGCTGTCTTACTTATAAAAATGGCCTTTTCCGAGCAGGTCCTGAGTCCGCGGGAGCTCACCCAGGGCCTGCATGTTATCGGAAAGGGGGCCCTCTAGCTTTAACAGATGGGAATTTGTTCCTTGGTCGCCTGATTCCGAAATA TTTTCCTCGATGTTTTGGTCCAAACGAAGACCAGGATTTAGACCCTGAAGCGTCTCACAAAAAGTTTGAGCAAATGGCGGAAGTGATACGAAAAGAATCAGGCACTGAAAAGAGTCTTGACGAGATT GTATACGGTTTTGTCAAAGTTGCCAATGAAACTATGGCGAGGCCGATTAGGACCCTTACAGAAGCGAGAGGTTTCAAGACGGAGAAGCACATTCTGGCATCATTTGGTGGAGCTGGTGGTCAGCATGCTTGTGAGATTGCTGAG TTACTGGGAATCCAAAGAGTACTGATTCACAAATATTCGTCGATCCTCTCGGCGTATGGCCTTGCTCTTGCAGACCG TGTTTTTGAACTTCAAGAACCTGCCGCCGTTATTTTTTCCCAAGAGAATAAAGCTGGGCTCAACGTCAGACTGGACAAATTGGAGCGAGACGTTTTCAAGACCTTGCTGGATGCGGGATTTGCAGATGATAAGATCGGCATAAGTAGGATTTTGAATATGCGGTACGATGGAAGCGATACGGCTTTGATGATCTCTAATGAGGGATCGGGAGACTATGAGAAAGAATTTAAGAGGGCTTACAAGGAGGAGTTCGGGTTTTTGCTCAACAAGAACATTGTTGTAGATGATGTCAAA GTGCGCGGAGTTGGTAAAACGTTTGACTCCCTGGGGCCATCACCTACTCAAGAAGTCAGAAATCTTGAGCTCAGCGCTGTTAACCCCGAGCACGCAGACTGTAATCAAGATTGCTACGTTTGGTATGGTAAATCAGGCAAAAGGGAGGAGGTTCCTGTTTTCAAGATCGAGTCGCTATCAATTGGGAACACGGTAATCGGGCCAGCAATGGTCATAGACGAGACGCAGACAATTTTTGTCAATCA aggatggaaagccATATCAACGAGCAGCCATCTTCTGATggtgcaggagaagaaagttGACTAG